The Pseudomonas triclosanedens genome has a window encoding:
- a CDS encoding glutathione S-transferase, whose translation MLKIWGRKNSSNVRKALWCAEEAGLAYERIDAGGAFGVVDGAAYRALNPNGVVPTLDDDGFILWESNAIVRYLAARYAPALYAQDPQARAIADKWMDWTTSTFAGPFRTLFWGTLRTPPGQRDHAAIQVALDTCARLLEIPEQALARQPYLSGAQFGMGDIPLGSFIYAWFEMPIERPPQPHLSAWYERLKTRPAYREAVMTDLT comes from the coding sequence ATGCTCAAGATCTGGGGCAGGAAGAATTCCTCCAACGTACGCAAGGCGCTGTGGTGCGCAGAGGAGGCGGGCCTTGCCTATGAGCGGATCGACGCCGGCGGCGCGTTCGGCGTGGTCGACGGCGCGGCGTACCGCGCATTGAATCCCAACGGCGTGGTGCCGACCCTCGACGATGACGGCTTCATCCTCTGGGAATCCAACGCCATCGTCCGCTACCTCGCCGCCCGTTACGCACCGGCGCTGTATGCGCAGGATCCGCAGGCGCGTGCCATCGCCGACAAATGGATGGACTGGACCACGTCGACCTTCGCCGGGCCGTTCCGCACGCTGTTCTGGGGCACCCTGCGCACGCCGCCCGGGCAGCGTGACCACGCGGCCATCCAGGTGGCGCTCGATACCTGCGCACGCCTGCTGGAAATCCCCGAGCAGGCCCTGGCCAGACAGCCGTATCTCTCCGGCGCGCAGTTCGGCATGGGCGACATCCCGCTCGGCAGCTTCATCTATGCTTGGTTCGAAATGCCCATCGAGCGCCCGCCGCAGCCGCACCTGTCGGCCTGGTACGAGCGCCTGAAGACGCGCCC